The sequence ATCCAGGAAAAGGACATGGTCATGTTTTTCGGCGACGATGGGGTTATTGGTGATGATCACGTTTTTCAATCAAGCTCTTCCCCTCTCAACGCAATTCATCCGTGGGGTTATAGAAAATCACTTTTTTTCAAGATTTCTAAGGCTTTTTCCCTATCTTCTGGGGCAATTAGAACAATAGGCCCCGTGCAACCCATGCCACTCTCGGCATAAATGTTGACTTCCCACAACACCTGGACAGCGTCTTCCAATTGCATTACTTCAATACCAGGAATGGCATCGGTTACTGGCTTTTTCAGTGGAGGTGTCACGTTACTTTCCTTTTTGCTAATCATTCCTCCTTGCCTCACGGATTCAAGTAAATCCTCCCACCCTGCTTTTCGGGCAACCGCAAATTCGGTTTTAATCGTTTCTGTCAGGTTTCCTTTGACACAATCCGCCGCAAATCGAAGAGCACCTGATACGACCGGGGCCCCTGAAGCCCTGGAGATAATGCCAATGATTCGGTTAAAGTCTTCTCCTACTCCGGGTCCATAGCCATATCCAGATGCTTCATAATTTCCGCCGGTATTACAGGCCGAAAACACCTTCATTAAGACGTTTCCAGTTAGACTATCTTGAACCATGACATCAGGTACACCCATGAGCAAGTCGTTACCCCGCATGACTAAACCGCCATCCGCCCTGGCTGATTCTGTGAAAGTAATGGGGTAACCCCCTTCTTTCAGCTTGACTAGGGCTCTTTCCAGTTGTCTTGCGCCCTCAATATTTAAGATTCCTACTGTGGGATTCGTCTTCCCACAAGCTTTCGCTACGGCTATCCCATAGATCGTATTCCTGAGCATGGCGGGTATCCGTTCTATGGCCGCGGTACCCGTCGTGGTTGCCAGAAACATTTCTCTCCCCTTAGCCGGAGTGATGACCCTGCCAACCGTCGATACCCCAATGGGGAAACTGTAATGCATCGTTACCGCAGCATCGAGAGTATGGTTTAGTAACATTTCATCCATCAGCGCATGGGCTTTTTCTTCATCGGATGCCGCCACAGTTTCCAAGTGCGTTTGGACCCCATTGCCCAGTAAGACAACTTGGATGTCCGGATTCAGAGCTTGGGCAAGTTCTCCCCCGCGTACAAGTTCCTCAGGCCCATGTTCACTTCCGAGGATGGTTAGACCTACTCTGACCTTTTTACCAAAAGAATTGGCAGCAGCATTGGCTTCGAGATGCTGAGCAATTTCTTCAAAAACATCTGCGATAGTCGAACGAATCGATTCCTTTTTCATGATTAATTTCACCTCCCTTTGGGATGCATATCATCATCAATCGTTTGCCAAAGCCTTAGAAAGATCTCGCATGGCTTCCGCAATCATTAAACGCACGTCTTCTTTTTTGAATCCGATATCAAGCATTCCATTGTTCTTTTCTATAGTGAAGGAGACACCGTCAAAAAGATTGGTCAACCTTCCCAAGAAAAGACTGCCTTTTCCAATGATCATAGCTCTGGAAATATCTCCAGCGAGGATCATCTCTCGGGCGTGACCAATAAATGGAATTCCCGAGGGAATGTGGCCCTGAGTTGGGGCAAATCCAGGCATGCCGAATCCCGCAACAACCTTCGCTAAATCTCCCTTTTCTAATTCCCCTCGTTTAACTCCCAGTGCCCCGATCATTTTGTAGTTGGCAAGGGGCACGTCGCCTGCTCCAGCCGGTTCAGTAATTTCCGGGTTTTGCAATTCAGCCGCATAACGATCGACTTCGGAAATCTTATACCCCATCCTGTCCAGTGGATCGGTCACAATGGCCGTCATTACAGCCTGAGGAGAGGCCCCTGAGCCAATTTTATGTCGTCCAACCCCATCGGTACGAATCACGGGGTTGATACCGTCATTTTCAGCAACGTGAATCGCGAAGGCCCCAAGCATGTCTTCCAAAGCAGGCAGTCCCTTTTTAACATGATCCTTAGAATTCATCCCGAGTTTGGTGGAGGCACCACCGGCTAGGACGACAATGTTTTTATAAATTCCGCTTTGAGCTAGGGCAGCTGCTTCAATGAGTGCATGAGTAGGTCCAGCACAAAAACTCCGGGTATCTGAGCCCGTAGCATTTACACAACCACACATCTCTCCAATGGCTTTGGCAAAGTTTCCGCCCCCACGTTGGTTCATATCTCCACACGCTTCCTCTGAGCATTCGATGAGATATTCGACTTCTTCTGCTTTTAAATCTGTTTTCATCAAGAGCAGTTGTAAAGCAAATGCAGCCGAAGCTTTACTTACGAGATTTTCCATCATGACATGGTCTGATAACGCTTCATCAAACTCATGAGCTTTTTTTACACACCCCACTAACTTGGCGTTAAAGTACAGCGGCTGGGCTAAATGATTATCCACTAACTTCTGAATTTCTTCCGCTATGCCAGGTTGTTTTTCGAGTTTATCCAGTCCTTTCAGTTTGTTGAGTATGATATGGTTTGCAACTTTTTCTTTAACTTCAGTCTGAAATTGTCCCTCTAAAATGACCAAATCAAAGACATCCACCATTTTCATTAACCCTATAAATTCATCTTCTGGCATAATTTCACCAAATTTACCGTCCCGACTCGTACTCAAATCCAAGTGTTCATACCAGGGACGAGCGTAGTCCTTCAACTCATCCGGTGATATATTTCCTATGTACACCTGGTTAGGTGGATACGACACCGCGTGGTCAAAGCTTCTTAAGTGCTTTGGGAGGTCTTGAAGGTGATCTGATTCGGCATTCTTACGTCGTTCCGATGTCTGGGTGGTACCATGATGAACAAGCATGTCGTTCGCTTGGATTAAAGCATAAGCAGCACCTTTTACCACTGGAAAATTCATTACATCACCTCTATAAATTACGCAAAGGGTAATGGAAATAAAAAACTTCATTTATCATTACCCTTGCGAAATACTATTTACGATAGGTTTTCACTTCTTCTATGATCTCATCTACATTGAGTACCATTTCCATCATGCTGATCTGTTCGTCATAGACATCAGCATCAACCTGGTCCTTCAATTCGAACACGTGATAAGCTTTGAGTCCCAACGAGACTCCGGATAACGGACCTGCAAACGTAGGATCGCCGGTTGATACGGTTTCTGCAGCTAGGCCGGAAGCTTCTGCCTCCGCTCCTCCTAACACCACGATGAAATCTTCCTTACCGTATTTTTCCGCTAAATCCTTGATACGCGTTTGGTTTTCCAGATCCATTGCCCCAGCGGCAGTTCAAACAAAGCACTCTGTCGTGGAGAATACCACGTCTGCTCCAGCTGATTTGATACATTCTTCGATGGCAGGCCCTGGTATACCGTCGCGATCACCCAAAATGGCTACTTTTTTACCTTTCAGCATTTCACTCTCTCCCATCCTAAATTAGTTCTTGAAGTTTAGCTTCCACATCTTCAATGGAAAACTCCTTACAAAGTTCTCCCACTATTTTACCCTCTCGGTAAAATAGAATGGTGGGTAAGCCCAAGACCTTTTGGCTAATGGCTAGTCTCTTACTATTGGTGGTATCAAGACTGCAAAATTTGGCTTTTTCAGCGTTTCTGTCGGCTAGT is a genomic window of Desulfosporosinus sp. Sb-LF containing:
- the grdD gene encoding glycine/sarcosine/betaine reductase complex component C subunit alpha, coding for MKKESIRSTIADVFEEIAQHLEANAAANSFGKKVRVGLTILGSEHGPEELVRGGELAQALNPDIQVVLLGNGVQTHLETVAASDEEKAHALMDEMLLNHTLDAAVTMHYSFPIGVSTVGRVITPAKGREMFLATTTGTAAIERIPAMLRNTIYGIAVAKACGKTNPTVGILNIEGARQLERALVKLKEGGYPITFTESARADGGLVMRGNDLLMGVPDVMVQDSLTGNVLMKVFSACNTGGNYEASGYGYGPGVGEDFNRIIGIISRASGAPVVSGALRFAADCVKGNLTETIKTEFAVARKAGWEDLLESVRQGGMISKKESNVTPPLKKPVTDAIPGIEVMQLEDAVQVLWEVNIYAESGMGCTGPIVLIAPEDREKALEILKKSDFL
- the grdC gene encoding glycine/sarcosine/betaine reductase complex component C subunit beta, giving the protein MNFPVVKGAAYALIQANDMLVHHGTTQTSERRKNAESDHLQDLPKHLRSFDHAVSYPPNQVYIGNISPDELKDYARPWYEHLDLSTSRDGKFGEIMPEDEFIGLMKMVDVFDLVILEGQFQTEVKEKVANHIILNKLKGLDKLEKQPGIAEEIQKLVDNHLAQPLYFNAKLVGCVKKAHEFDEALSDHVMMENLVSKASAAFALQLLLMKTDLKAEEVEYLIECSEEACGDMNQRGGGNFAKAIGEMCGCVNATGSDTRSFCAGPTHALIEAAALAQSGIYKNIVVLAGGASTKLGMNSKDHVKKGLPALEDMLGAFAIHVAENDGINPVIRTDGVGRHKIGSGASPQAVMTAIVTDPLDRMGYKISEVDRYAAELQNPEITEPAGAGDVPLANYKMIGALGVKRGELEKGDLAKVVAGFGMPGFAPTQGHIPSGIPFIGHAREMILAGDISRAMIIGKGSLFLGRLTNLFDGVSFTIEKNNGMLDIGFKKEDVRLMIAEAMRDLSKALAND
- the grdA gene encoding glycine/sarcosine/betaine reductase complex selenoprotein A, translated to MLKGKKVAILGDRDGIPGPAIEECIKSAGADVVFSTTECFVUTAAGAMDLENQTRIKDLAEKYGKEDFIVVLGGAEAEASGLAAETVSTGDPTFAGPLSGVSLGLKAYHVFELKDQVDADVYDEQISMMEMVLNVDEIIEEVKTYRK
- a CDS encoding thioredoxin family protein, whose protein sequence is MIVLTKENFEEEVLKAEGLVMVDFWGPKCEPCKAMMPSVHELADRNAEKAKFCSLDTTNSKRLAISQKVLGLPTILFYREGKIVGELCKEFSIEDVEAKLQELI